Proteins from a genomic interval of Neotabrizicola shimadae:
- a CDS encoding WGR domain-containing protein, with the protein MQLDLESNKAESVQRRTALALAHLHRIDPEHKMARFYCIDVAATLFGDVSVLRTWGRIGTHGRTRLETCATVEEAERAASQTLRQKMRRGYLPAGQMLPPDLVV; encoded by the coding sequence ATGCAATTAGACTTGGAGAGCAATAAGGCGGAGTCTGTGCAGAGGAGGACCGCCTTGGCTCTGGCACATCTGCACCGCATCGACCCTGAGCACAAGATGGCGCGATTCTACTGCATCGATGTTGCGGCGACGCTGTTCGGAGACGTCTCCGTCTTGCGGACCTGGGGCCGGATCGGAACGCACGGACGGACAAGACTCGAGACTTGCGCCACCGTGGAAGAAGCGGAGAGGGCGGCATCTCAAACTCTTCGACAGAAGATGCGGCGGGGCTATCTGCCTGCTGGCCAAATGCTGCCGCCAGACCTTGTGGTGTGA
- a CDS encoding bactofilin family protein translates to MNTPNGDLDRWPDPAVANARRSVFAQDLVVEGDATSNGPIEVQGNVVGSLRAPEITVAGSGRVEGSVVAHDLVVLGVVSGRVSARNVQLAPSAVVQADVTHEQIAIEAGAELEGRLQRKA, encoded by the coding sequence ATGAATACCCCAAATGGCGACCTCGACCGTTGGCCGGACCCGGCCGTCGCAAACGCTCGCCGCAGCGTCTTCGCGCAGGACCTTGTCGTCGAAGGTGATGCCACCTCCAATGGACCGATCGAGGTCCAAGGCAATGTCGTTGGCTCACTGCGGGCGCCGGAGATCACCGTGGCTGGTTCAGGTCGTGTTGAAGGTTCCGTGGTCGCCCACGACCTCGTCGTGCTCGGGGTGGTTTCCGGCAGGGTCTCAGCGCGAAACGTTCAGCTCGCACCGAGTGCGGTCGTGCAGGCCGACGTCACCCATGAGCAGATCGCCATCGAGGCCGGTGCCGAGCTGGAGGGCAGGCTTCAGCGTAAGGCCTGA
- a CDS encoding type II toxin-antitoxin system RelE/ParE family toxin, with translation MRIVRHPLVDQDLAALVDHIVDVTGGDFDAAGRRLDEVDDLIADISANPMSGVRLAPPLDGWLVRHGGRGHRLTVVFRADLNKNCVFVALIAFGGQDWMTEGEARKSFSG, from the coding sequence ATGCGCATCGTTCGACATCCCTTGGTAGACCAAGACCTTGCCGCGTTGGTGGATCACATCGTCGACGTCACCGGCGGAGACTTCGACGCCGCCGGCAGGCGCCTTGATGAGGTCGACGACCTGATTGCCGACATCTCTGCCAACCCGATGTCAGGCGTTCGCTTGGCGCCACCGCTGGACGGATGGCTGGTCCGTCATGGTGGACGCGGCCATCGTCTAACCGTCGTGTTCCGCGCCGATCTCAACAAGAACTGCGTCTTCGTCGCACTCATTGCCTTCGGTGGGCAGGACTGGATGACCGAAGGCGAAGCGAGGAAGTCCTTCAGCGGATGA
- a CDS encoding helicase-related protein produces MRIVDNTTTLLGDDMKRELAGASKCRIAAACFSIYAFDALKSELGRLKEFEFIFTSPTFVPNGAVDRIKKERREFFIPLARPEGALSGSEFEIQLRNKMTQRAVARECAEWIRKKARFKSNATAAPMQQFAHIQKSGTETAYMPLSGFTAVDLGYQRGDAVSSYTQVMDEPQFAQTYLNLFDQIWHDQEKLRDVTAEVLEHIESVYQENPAERVYFLILYNLFSDFLSEIDEDVLPKDKTGYLESLVWQKLFNYQRDAAVGVINKLETYNGCILADSVGLGKTFTALAVIKYYELRNKDVLVLCPKKLADNWRNYNANLTTNIFAKDRFRYDVLCHTDLSRTSGESFGMRLDRVNWGNYDLVVIDESHNFRNNDVYKDRETRYQRLMNKVIKAGVKTKVLMLSATPVNNRFTDLRNQLALAYEGHSDALSKNLKTKTSVEEIFRRAQTAFNAWSNLPPEKRTPAAILRSLDFDFFELLDAVTIARSRKHIETFYDTADIGKFPARLKPLSHHLPITQRPDVIGFNEIFSRLNDLKMAVYAPVNYIQPSRLKKYEDLYDTKTEGGKGTLKQADREKSLQALMTTNLLKRLESSVHAFRMTLGALSGNIGRTLDAIARFEASGGAATVEDLDIDLEAIADEDEDFADFSVGKKIKIDLADMDITAWKQELSVDKIIIDGLIGEMERVTPGDDAKLQHLIAEIAGKMASPLNPGNRKVIVFTAYADTANYLFDQLAPHFAKAQNVHTGIVTGSGNPKTTLKKFYDFQSVLTLFSPRAKEKDKIMPDDPAVLDILIGTDCISEGQNLQDCDYLINYDIHWNPVRIVQRFGRIDRIGSPNTQIQLSNYWPDISLDEYINLKERVENRMHIVDMAGTGEDNVLTAKSSDVAYRKDQLQRLQNEVIELEDVKTGISITDLGLNDFRMDLLNYLKTHENLPRMPHGLHTVIPSDPARGLHAGVIFALRNIHDSVNINQMNRLHPYYLIYISQNGQIIADQTQVKRLLDLVRTGCKGVTDPIRDLCAAFNAETQDGRWMETYSTLLNDAIRSMIEVKEERDLDSLFSGGHTTALTQTIAGLQDFELIAFIVVRDV; encoded by the coding sequence TTGCGGATTGTCGATAACACCACTACCCTTTTGGGCGATGACATGAAGCGAGAGCTAGCAGGGGCTTCGAAGTGCCGTATCGCGGCTGCGTGTTTTTCAATTTATGCCTTTGATGCCCTGAAATCTGAGCTGGGCAGGCTGAAAGAATTCGAGTTCATCTTTACCTCGCCGACCTTCGTCCCAAACGGCGCGGTCGATCGCATCAAGAAAGAACGACGCGAGTTTTTTATTCCACTTGCGCGTCCGGAAGGGGCTCTATCCGGTAGTGAATTCGAGATCCAGCTCCGCAACAAGATGACCCAGCGCGCCGTCGCGCGTGAGTGTGCCGAGTGGATCCGTAAAAAAGCGCGGTTCAAATCGAACGCGACCGCCGCGCCCATGCAGCAATTCGCCCATATTCAAAAGTCAGGAACCGAGACAGCCTATATGCCCCTGTCGGGCTTCACCGCTGTTGATCTTGGGTATCAGCGTGGAGACGCGGTTTCCAGTTACACACAGGTGATGGATGAACCGCAGTTTGCGCAGACCTACCTGAATCTTTTCGATCAGATCTGGCACGATCAGGAGAAGCTCCGCGATGTGACGGCAGAGGTGCTGGAGCATATCGAGTCTGTCTATCAGGAAAATCCAGCCGAACGTGTGTACTTCCTGATCCTCTATAACCTGTTCAGTGATTTTCTGAGCGAGATCGACGAGGATGTCCTGCCCAAGGACAAAACGGGTTATCTTGAAAGTCTCGTCTGGCAAAAGCTCTTCAATTACCAGCGTGACGCTGCCGTCGGGGTGATCAACAAGCTTGAGACCTACAACGGCTGCATCCTTGCGGATTCGGTTGGCTTGGGGAAGACGTTCACAGCCTTGGCGGTGATCAAATACTATGAGTTGCGCAACAAGGATGTGCTGGTTCTTTGTCCCAAAAAGCTGGCGGACAACTGGCGCAACTATAACGCCAATCTGACAACCAACATCTTTGCCAAGGATCGCTTCCGCTACGACGTGTTGTGCCACACCGACCTGTCGCGCACATCCGGCGAGTCCTTCGGCATGCGCCTGGACCGGGTGAACTGGGGAAACTACGATCTTGTGGTAATCGATGAATCCCACAACTTCCGAAACAATGACGTCTACAAGGACCGCGAGACCCGGTATCAGCGCCTGATGAACAAGGTCATCAAGGCTGGGGTGAAAACCAAGGTCCTGATGCTCTCGGCCACCCCCGTAAACAATCGGTTCACCGATCTGCGCAACCAGCTGGCCCTTGCGTATGAGGGGCACTCTGACGCACTGAGCAAGAACCTCAAGACCAAGACGAGTGTCGAGGAAATCTTCCGTCGTGCGCAGACCGCGTTCAACGCATGGTCCAACCTACCGCCCGAAAAACGTACCCCAGCGGCAATCCTGCGATCATTGGATTTCGACTTCTTCGAGCTCCTCGATGCGGTCACAATCGCGCGCTCGCGCAAGCATATCGAAACCTTCTATGACACAGCCGATATCGGGAAATTCCCGGCTCGACTAAAGCCCCTGTCACACCATCTACCGATCACCCAGCGGCCAGATGTCATAGGCTTCAACGAGATCTTTTCGCGGCTAAATGATCTGAAAATGGCCGTCTATGCGCCGGTCAATTACATCCAGCCCAGTCGGTTGAAGAAGTATGAAGACCTCTACGACACCAAGACCGAGGGCGGCAAGGGCACGCTGAAACAGGCGGACCGTGAGAAAAGCCTTCAGGCACTGATGACCACCAACCTGCTCAAGCGGCTGGAAAGCTCTGTCCATGCCTTCCGGATGACACTCGGGGCCTTGTCCGGGAACATCGGGCGCACACTCGATGCGATTGCGCGGTTCGAAGCCTCGGGCGGGGCGGCGACGGTCGAAGATCTGGATATCGACCTCGAGGCCATCGCGGATGAGGACGAGGATTTCGCTGATTTCTCTGTCGGCAAGAAGATCAAGATTGACCTCGCCGACATGGACATCACGGCCTGGAAGCAGGAACTGTCGGTCGACAAGATCATCATCGACGGCCTGATCGGCGAGATGGAACGCGTCACCCCTGGCGACGATGCGAAACTGCAGCATTTGATCGCAGAAATCGCGGGCAAGATGGCCAGCCCGCTGAACCCCGGCAACCGAAAGGTAATCGTCTTCACTGCCTATGCAGACACTGCGAACTACCTCTTCGACCAACTCGCCCCGCATTTCGCAAAAGCGCAGAACGTCCACACCGGTATCGTCACCGGCTCCGGCAACCCCAAGACGACACTCAAGAAATTTTACGACTTCCAGTCTGTCCTGACCCTCTTTTCTCCCCGCGCCAAGGAGAAGGACAAGATCATGCCGGATGATCCCGCCGTGCTGGACATCTTGATCGGGACCGACTGCATATCCGAAGGCCAGAACCTCCAGGACTGTGACTACCTGATCAACTACGACATTCACTGGAACCCCGTCCGCATCGTCCAGCGCTTTGGCCGGATCGACCGGATCGGCTCGCCCAACACCCAGATCCAGCTGTCCAACTACTGGCCCGACATCAGCCTTGATGAATACATCAACCTCAAGGAGCGGGTCGAAAACCGCATGCACATCGTCGATATGGCGGGCACCGGCGAGGATAACGTTCTGACCGCCAAGAGCAGCGACGTGGCCTATCGCAAGGATCAGCTTCAGCGCCTCCAGAACGAGGTCATCGAACTTGAAGACGTCAAGACCGGCATTTCCATCACCGACCTTGGCCTCAACGATTTCCGGATGGACCTCCTCAATTACTTGAAAACCCATGAAAACCTGCCGCGCATGCCCCACGGCCTGCACACCGTCATCCCGTCCGACCCGGCACGCGGCCTGCACGCGGGCGTCATCTTTGCGCTCCGCAACATCCATGACAGCGTGAACATCAACCAGATGAACCGCCTGCACCCCTATTACCTGATCTACATCAGCCAGAACGGCCAGATCATCGCCGACCAGACGCAGGTCAAGCGCCTCCTTGATCTGGTGCGCACCGGGTGCAAGGGCGTCACAGACCCGATCCGCGACCTCTGCGCCGCCTTCAACGCTGAGACGCAGGACGGGCGCTGGATGGAAACCTATTCAACCCTGCTGAACGATGCCATCCGCTCCATGATCGAGGTGAAGGAGGAGCGCGACCTCGACAGCCTGTTCTCGGGCGGGCACACCACGGCGCTGACCCAGACCATCGCGGGGCTGCAAGATTTCGAGCTTATCGCCTTCATCGTGGTCCGCGACGTATGA
- a CDS encoding DUF4391 domain-containing protein, whose product MTLYHYPPQTALKRVIPKTRIYDGAGASTALRERFTREVEQILWAQKLAPETLNLPATKAVPEIQVIHLTPKGDSIHDDVLRAIDRAIPFPLIFEIHHGAQVEPAAAYKRPSEAEAGKWVIHDPLRAPRTTSRAPLPVAVNMRALYDGMLAPFIPVTAQAGEDVETRLARAAAIRAKEKEINALQTKMQRETQFNIKLTLHGQLAKAQAEFEYLKNGGAG is encoded by the coding sequence ATGACGCTGTACCACTACCCGCCCCAGACGGCACTCAAGCGCGTCATCCCCAAAACTCGCATCTATGACGGAGCTGGCGCCAGCACCGCCCTGCGCGAGCGGTTCACGCGCGAGGTGGAACAGATCCTTTGGGCGCAAAAACTTGCCCCGGAAACCCTGAACCTGCCCGCCACCAAAGCCGTGCCGGAAATTCAGGTCATCCACCTGACGCCGAAGGGCGACAGCATCCATGACGATGTCCTGCGCGCGATCGACAGGGCCATTCCCTTTCCGCTGATCTTCGAGATCCACCACGGCGCGCAGGTGGAGCCCGCCGCAGCCTACAAGCGCCCGTCCGAGGCCGAGGCCGGCAAATGGGTGATCCACGATCCCCTGCGCGCGCCCCGTACCACCAGCCGCGCGCCCCTGCCTGTCGCCGTGAACATGAGGGCGCTTTACGACGGTATGCTGGCGCCCTTTATCCCGGTGACGGCTCAGGCGGGCGAGGATGTGGAAACCCGCCTTGCGCGCGCGGCCGCAATCAGGGCAAAAGAGAAAGAAATCAACGCCCTGCAAACCAAGATGCAGCGTGAGACACAGTTCAACATTAAACTGACCCTGCACGGCCAACTGGCTAAGGCACAGGCAGAATTCGAGTACTTGAAAAACGGGGGCGCGGGATGA